The DNA window CTATAAAAAATTTTTTCTGATTCAATTAATAAAGTGTCATTTTCTATTTTTACACTATTTTCTAAAATTGCATACTCTTTAACAGGGCTATAAAAAGCTTTATTACAAAATATGTTTAGATTTTTTGAAAGAATCTTAATGTCTTTGAAGATATAGAGAGAATCAACGCTTTTACTTTCAAAAATTATAGCAGAGTCAGCCAGTGTTTCAAAGTTTTCTTTTTTAAAAGTTAAATTGCCCCTAGCGTGTATTATTCTTACATTATCTTTAATTTCGATAAATACTTCATCAGCTGAATAGTCCATTGAAGAAAAGATAATAAAAAGTAAAAGAGTCATCGGGATATGCCTTTAACTTTTCCGAGGATTTTAATCTTTTTGAAGGGTTTTTTGCTTTCAAAACCTTCACCTTTTATGAGTTTACCTTTTTGAAAGAGTTCACACGGTGAATTACTTTTTATAATTCCTTTCTCGTAATCATAGATAATTTCCTTTGCCCAAAGGGTGTCTCCCTCTGAATTCCAAATTTTAACGTTATCTTCAAGTATTAAAATTCCCTCTTTTTCCCTGTAAATTGCAAAATTAGATTTTATTAACAAAGTTTTTAAACCTTTGTTATACACAACAATTTCAACATCCTTAGCCCTAATTACGTTCTCTTTTGTTATTATATCCTCAGAGTAAAGTTCAAAGGTTTTTTCTTTTTCTTTATACTCAACAATTTTGACTTTTTTGGTTTCCTCCAGATTTTCGACTAGTTTTATTTCTTTAACTTTTTTTTCTTCACAATATAAAAGGAAAATAGCAAGAAAAGTTATTAAAATCTTTGATGTATGAGTATCCATTGCCAAGGTTTTTCTCTTATCCATTCTTCAAATTTGTTATATATACATTGTAGGTCATAATTCAAATTATAGCTCAAATTGAAGTTTTCAATGTAAATATGATCTTTATCTTTTAGGTTTAGGGTTCTCATTAATAAAACCTCAGGTTTTAGTTTATAAGCAATTTCCAGTGGACCTATTGGAGCCTCGACTTTTTTACCAAAAAAATTAACAAAGCTCCTTTTTCCACCTTGCTTTTGATCCATCAAAATTCCAGCTGCATAGCCTTTTTTAAGTCTTTTTATCAAAGCATAGGCGTTTTCCGGATGAAAAACTTCTATATTGAATTTTTTTCTTATATTGTTAATAAAATTGTTTATAGAGTCTGTATAGACTTTTGAAGCTATTACACAGACTTTAAGACCCTTAAGAGAAAAGTAAATTGGGATAATTTCCCAAAATCCAAAGTGGAGCGTAAAGACAAATACTCCCCTTTTTTTATCCATTTTATCAATTAAAATCTGGAGATTTGAAACCTCTACATTATTTACTATTTCATCTTCACTTTTTTTCCTTAACTTTATGAATCTAAGAGCACAATAGGTCATAAAGCAGAAATTCTTCCACAAAATTTTCTTTTTAAAATTTAGAATTTCTAGATTCTTAAGTCCAATTTTTCTAAATTTTGAGAGAAAAAAATAAAAAAAGAGAGCTAAAGCCTTATAGAATTTAATGGGATAATAATAGAAGAACTTAACGAGTGAAAGAATCGAAAAGGAGATAACTACTCTTTTTACCCTCTTATAAAGTTTTTTCAAATTACATTTGCTTTCATAAGGTCATGTAGATGAATTACTCCTATTGGTCTATTTTCTTTATCTACTACTATGAGAGCTGTTATTTTATACTCTTCCATTTTTCTAGCCGCAGCATAGGCTAAAGCATCAGGCCCAATAATTTTTGGATTAGTTGTCATAACTTCATAAGCCTTATAAGTAAAAATTTTTTCCCAACTTTTTTCTAACAATCTCCTTAAATCCCCATCAGTTATAACTCCTACAACTTTACCGTTATCATCAACGACACTAGTTATTCCTCTTTTTTGAGTCATTTCGATTATCACATCTTTCATAGGTG is part of the Candidatus Hydrothermales bacterium genome and encodes:
- the lptC gene encoding LPS export ABC transporter periplasmic protein LptC, encoding MDKRKTLAMDTHTSKILITFLAIFLLYCEEKKVKEIKLVENLEETKKVKIVEYKEKEKTFELYSEDIITKENVIRAKDVEIVVYNKGLKTLLIKSNFAIYREKEGILILEDNVKIWNSEGDTLWAKEIIYDYEKGIIKSNSPCELFQKGKLIKGEGFESKKPFKKIKILGKVKGISR
- a CDS encoding lysophospholipid acyltransferase family protein, with product MKKLYKRVKRVVISFSILSLVKFFYYYPIKFYKALALFFYFFLSKFRKIGLKNLEILNFKKKILWKNFCFMTYCALRFIKLRKKSEDEIVNNVEVSNLQILIDKMDKKRGVFVFTLHFGFWEIIPIYFSLKGLKVCVIASKVYTDSINNFINNIRKKFNIEVFHPENAYALIKRLKKGYAAGILMDQKQGGKRSFVNFFGKKVEAPIGPLEIAYKLKPEVLLMRTLNLKDKDHIYIENFNLSYNLNYDLQCIYNKFEEWIREKPWQWILIHQRF